A genomic segment from Spirochaetota bacterium encodes:
- a CDS encoding aldehyde ferredoxin oxidoreductase C-terminal domain-containing protein, whose product MENYLKVLHVDCSSGFYKMERFKVGEFFGPVDVGLNIAKRHNSLNIGAGLLAGSIFPGSNRLIVNGFSPNWGGFYISSMGGASLVFDNLGINMLSLRNRASSFSVLYLNRVHGEAVEVELHPVDVWAVWKSGKTGVYALMDYALERFGHRYSSEPRVLATGAASLSTDFGAIASAPVKNGKPTQADTWAGRGGFGTKLLKEHGIAAVIYGGTYIDEDFRDRKVADEWFSDRYQKRLAAKDMEVTAKYRFDPKFDTGGTFGVNYAKIGGRIIAFNYRSINMREDERRHIHEKFIVNHYLKQFNEEIIRPKSWRTCGEPCPAVCKKIYGEYKKDYEPYQTMGPLCGIFDQRAAEMLNRRADSLGFDAISVGGVLSWLMECLHEGLLAPKELGVSTLPVFSTEGFGIETDSMHNAELGMALLDSIIEKKGILDLEEGARDFARHLARDRGKKILDLFVYNANARRGWIVPNQYWTAGVLSPMPIMGKYYMYYGDNFYEPRRLGRENADRFKKELLMDNMGFCRFHRNWAEEMIPDIIGTLYDKKAEYLAAVSITASRISSRNSSIFWESERNVDFVSTWLTRLHEVENDNSKELLEWIDRFNKDKHEAALEFWFETLKGIHESLREF is encoded by the coding sequence ATGGAAAACTATCTAAAGGTTTTACACGTCGACTGTTCGTCGGGCTTTTATAAGATGGAGCGTTTCAAGGTCGGCGAATTCTTCGGTCCCGTCGACGTGGGCCTCAACATAGCCAAACGGCACAACAGCCTGAACATCGGCGCAGGCCTTCTCGCCGGCTCCATTTTCCCGGGCTCCAACCGCCTCATCGTCAACGGCTTCTCGCCGAACTGGGGAGGCTTCTACATATCCTCCATGGGAGGGGCGTCGCTCGTCTTCGACAACCTCGGCATCAACATGCTCTCGCTCCGCAACCGGGCCTCCTCCTTTTCGGTCCTGTACCTCAACCGCGTCCATGGCGAGGCGGTGGAGGTGGAGCTTCATCCTGTCGACGTGTGGGCAGTTTGGAAGAGCGGCAAAACGGGCGTGTACGCGCTCATGGATTACGCGCTCGAGCGTTTTGGCCACCGGTACAGCTCCGAGCCCAGGGTGCTGGCCACGGGGGCGGCCTCGCTTTCGACCGATTTCGGGGCGATAGCCTCGGCTCCGGTGAAGAACGGGAAACCGACGCAGGCCGACACCTGGGCGGGACGCGGCGGTTTCGGCACCAAGCTCCTCAAAGAACATGGCATCGCCGCGGTCATCTACGGCGGCACGTATATCGACGAGGACTTCCGCGATCGCAAGGTCGCCGACGAGTGGTTCAGCGATCGGTACCAGAAACGCCTCGCGGCGAAGGACATGGAGGTCACCGCCAAGTACCGCTTCGATCCGAAATTCGACACCGGCGGCACCTTCGGCGTTAATTACGCCAAAATAGGCGGCAGGATAATCGCGTTCAACTACCGCAGCATCAACATGCGCGAGGATGAGCGCCGCCACATCCACGAGAAATTCATCGTCAACCACTATCTGAAACAGTTCAACGAGGAGATCATCCGACCCAAGAGCTGGCGCACCTGCGGCGAGCCCTGTCCGGCCGTATGCAAGAAGATTTACGGCGAATATAAAAAGGACTACGAACCCTACCAGACGATGGGTCCGCTCTGCGGCATCTTCGACCAGCGCGCGGCAGAGATGCTCAACCGCCGTGCCGACAGCCTGGGCTTCGACGCCATCTCGGTGGGCGGCGTGCTCTCATGGCTCATGGAATGCCTGCACGAGGGCCTGCTCGCCCCGAAAGAGCTCGGAGTGTCGACGCTCCCCGTTTTCTCGACCGAGGGCTTCGGCATCGAGACCGACTCCATGCACAACGCCGAGCTCGGCATGGCGCTTCTGGACTCAATCATCGAGAAAAAAGGAATCCTGGACCTCGAGGAGGGCGCGCGCGATTTCGCCCGTCACCTCGCCCGCGACCGGGGCAAAAAGATACTCGATCTGTTCGTCTACAACGCGAACGCGCGCAGGGGATGGATTGTGCCGAACCAGTACTGGACGGCCGGCGTCCTTTCGCCCATGCCGATCATGGGCAAGTACTACATGTATTACGGGGACAATTTTTACGAACCGCGGAGGCTCGGCAGGGAAAACGCGGACCGCTTTAAAAAAGAGCTTCTCATGGACAATATGGGCTTCTGCCGGTTCCACCGCAACTGGGCCGAGGAGATGATTCCCGACATTATTGGAACGCTCTACGATAAAAAGGCCGAGTATCTGGCCGCCGTCTCGATCACCGCAAGCCGCATCAGCAGCCGTAACAGCTCAATATTCTGGGAATCCGAGCGCAACGTGGACTTCGTATCGACCTGGCTGACGCGCCTGCACGAGGTCGAGAACGACAACTCAAAAGAGCTCCTGGAATGGATCGACCGCTTCAATAAAGACAAGCACGAGGCGGCGCTGGAATTCTGGTTCGAGACATTAAAAGGCATTCACGAGTCGCTGAGGGAATTCTGA
- a CDS encoding radical SAM protein — translation MSKTHMTIPIFVPHLGCPHRCVFCNQWETSAVRTPPDASFVREKIRAHLETKAASIESVEAAFFGGSFTAIDEALQRELLGAAHGFIRDGLIRGIRLSTRPDCVNTARLELLHEYGVHTIEIGAQSFSDVVLAASGRGHSAADSIDAAARIRQAGFSLVIQLMPGLPGDGPLESLRSARTAADCAPDAVRIYPAVVLEHTRLADLYREGRYEPLSLEDALERSADMRELFAEKNIPVIRTGLHPLAPGETAGVLAGPYHPAFGFLVKARLKRRIIERELAGVLERSASPPSAVRLQIPLREKEEYLGHRGENMEHLKARFAPVHITRILVDSDRPEIIIETAL, via the coding sequence ATGAGCAAGACCCACATGACCATACCCATCTTCGTCCCGCACCTGGGATGCCCGCACCGCTGCGTCTTCTGTAACCAGTGGGAGACGAGCGCCGTGCGCACGCCTCCCGACGCTTCGTTCGTGCGCGAGAAGATACGCGCGCACCTTGAAACAAAAGCCGCATCGATCGAAAGCGTCGAGGCGGCCTTTTTCGGGGGCAGTTTTACAGCGATCGATGAGGCCCTGCAGCGAGAGCTTCTGGGCGCCGCGCACGGTTTCATTCGCGACGGCCTGATCCGCGGCATCCGCCTCTCGACGCGGCCGGATTGCGTAAACACGGCCCGGCTTGAACTTCTCCACGAATATGGCGTTCATACCATCGAGATCGGCGCGCAATCATTTTCCGATGTGGTACTGGCCGCCTCCGGACGCGGCCACTCCGCCGCCGACTCGATCGATGCCGCCGCGCGGATACGGCAGGCGGGCTTTTCGCTCGTGATTCAACTCATGCCGGGACTTCCCGGCGATGGCCCGCTGGAATCGCTTCGCTCGGCACGGACGGCCGCCGATTGCGCTCCCGACGCGGTGCGGATATATCCGGCCGTGGTGCTTGAGCATACGCGCCTGGCCGACCTCTACCGCGAGGGGCGCTATGAGCCCCTTTCGCTTGAGGACGCATTGGAGCGCTCGGCGGATATGCGCGAACTGTTCGCGGAAAAGAACATACCGGTCATCCGCACCGGGCTCCATCCCCTGGCCCCGGGCGAAACGGCAGGCGTGCTGGCGGGCCCCTATCATCCGGCCTTCGGTTTCCTCGTGAAGGCCCGCCTGAAAAGAAGGATCATCGAGCGCGAACTCGCAGGGGTGCTTGAGCGCTCCGCTTCGCCGCCGTCCGCGGTCCGGCTTCAAATACCGCTGCGCGAAAAGGAGGAGTACCTCGGCCATCGCGGGGAAAACATGGAACATCTTAAAGCCCGTTTTGCACCCGTTCACATCACGCGTATATTGGTCGATTCTGACCGACCGGAAATTATTATTGAAACCGCGCTCTAA
- a CDS encoding FmdB family zinc ribbon protein has protein sequence MPTYEYECMECVHRFEVFQSIKADPVKQCVKCGAAVKRLIGSGVGIIFKGPGFYVTDYKKGAAPCASSSEGAPAAGTSCDSCAKSESCS, from the coding sequence GTGCCGACTTATGAATATGAATGTATGGAATGCGTTCACCGGTTCGAGGTATTCCAGTCGATAAAGGCCGATCCGGTAAAACAGTGTGTGAAGTGCGGAGCCGCGGTGAAAAGGCTGATCGGCTCGGGTGTGGGTATTATCTTCAAGGGCCCGGGTTTCTATGTGACTGATTATAAAAAGGGCGCGGCTCCCTGTGCGTCCTCTTCGGAAGGCGCCCCGGCCGCGGGGACATCGTGCGATTCCTGCGCGAAAAGCGAATCCTGCTCCTGA